CAACGTGATCGCCCCCACCATGAGAGACTTGATGTGCGCAGCGTATCACCTGGGCAACCGTCATGTGCCATTGCAAATTGGAGATGGCTGGTTGCGCCTAGAGCAAGACTATGTGCTCAGAGATATGTTGCTCGGTTTGGGGATGCAAGTGAGTGAGGTGCACGCGCCGTTTGAACCAGAGGCGGGCGCTTATGGCGGTGGCCATCGTCATGGGCACGAAGATGATGGTTTACAGACTTTGCGACCCCGCACCAAAGGGCAGGGCAACCTCCATGGCTGATGCCTTGGCGCTGAGTCGATTGCTACAACTGGCTAGCCCTTTGCTGCCGGTCGGGGCTTATTGTTATTCGCAAGGACTTGAGTGGGCGATTGAATCCGGCACCGTCACCGATGTGGCTTCAGCGCAAGCTTGGATCGGTGATAGTTTGCAGGTGTATCACGCGCGCTTTGAGTTGCCGGTGCTTTATCGCTTATACCAAGCTTGGCAGCAGGATGACCTCTACCAAGTGCAGGCTTGGGACGAATTTTATCAAGCGGGGCGCGATACCGCAGAAGGCTGGGCCGAAACACGGCAAATGGGGTATTCGCTGCGGCGGCTGTTAAACGATTTAAAACCGATGTCTGCACAGTTGATCGCACAGGTGAACACTTTGGACGCACCGGCTTTTCCGACCCTGTATGCGGCGATTGCGCAACATTGGCAGATTGCGCCACAAGATATGTTGCATGGCTACGCATGGGGTTGGCTAGAAAATCAGGCCAGTGCTGCGATGAAAGCGGTGCCGCTCGGCCAGGTTGCTGGGCAGACCATTTTGTTAGCGCTTGGCGAGCAACTGCCGCAGGTCATCGCGGCGGCCATGCAGCTGCCAGATGAGGACTTGAGTAACTTTAACCCGTTGCTGAGTATCGCCGGGTGCCAACATGAAACACAATACAGCAGGTTATTTAGATCATGAAAATACACACACAATTTGCTACACCTACCCCCGCCATCACCGACTATAAAGAGCCCTTGCGGGTTGGCATCGGCGGGCCAGTCGGTTCCGGAAAAACCGCGCTGACATTGTCTCTTTGCCAGCGTTTGCGAGAGGTTTACAACATCGCGGTGGTGACTAACGATATCTATACCAAAGAAGATGCCGAGTTTTTGACGCGGAACGAGGCGCTGGTGCCAGAGCGCATTATTGGCGTCGAAACCGGCGGTTGCCCGCACACGGCCATTCGCGAAGATGCCTCAATGAACCTCGAGGCGGTTGATCAACTCAGCAAGCGCTTTCAAACGCTGGACATCGTGTTTGTCGAAAGTGGTGGCGATAATTTGGCAGCCACCTTTAGCCCGGAGCTGTCTGATTTGACGATTTATGTGATTGATGTTGCCGCCGGCGAAAAAATTCCCCGCAAAGGCGGTCCTGGCATTACCAAGTCTGACTTATTGGTGATTAACAAGATTGATCTGGCACCCATGGTTGGGGCATCGCTGGCGGTCATGGCGCAAGATGCCAAACGCATGCGTGGCGAAAAGCCTTTTATTTTCAGTAACCTGAAAAGTGGGCAAGGGCTCGAAGAGATCGTGACATTTATAGAAAAACACGGGCTGATGTTGTAGTTTTTGTAGGCGTTGATCCAATCATCGCATGGCGAATTTACTATTGTTGGAGAAGATTGAATGAAAAAAAGTATTCTGTGGGGGATCTTGGCGAGTGTGGCCTCAGGCGTGGCTGAGGCGCACCCGGGGCATGGGCTGACAGCAGGTTTTGCGGCAGGGTTCATGCACCCACTCACTGGCTGGGATCATCTGCTGGTGATGTTGTCATTGGGCATTTGGGCGGCACGCCGCCCGCAAGGCCAAGGTTGGCCATTGCCGTTGTTGTTTGTATTGGTGATGGCACTGTCAGCATTGACAGCCATGGCTTGGCTATCTGCGTCATTTGCTGAAGTCATGGTAGCCGCGAGCGTGCTGATGATGGGCGCGCTACTCCTCTCCGAAGTGTCGGTATCGCGCACGCTTCAATGGGCTGGCGTGACTGTGATTGCCGCCGCACATGGCTATTTACATGGCTTGGAGTTAGGCAGCCATTGGACTGCGTTGGTTGGCATGGTCACCGCCACTGCCATGCTTCATGTTGCGGGTTGGCTAATTGGCCATCTGCGACAGTCCTGGGCAACGCATGCATCACGTTTGCTCGGTGCGCTCATGTTGCTACTCGGTATTGGTTTGATTTGGGCCTGAGTTCAATGTAAGCCCCGTTTGCACGCACAAAGGTAAAATGCGGATAAGTTTGTTATCCGCATTTTTTATTTATGTCATGCTTTGGTTTCTTCTACGTCAATTAACGTAGTGATTGATTCAGTCACAGGTTCTAGCATACGCTGGGGCATCTTTTATCGCTTACGGTCCCGACTTTTTAAGGATTGTTGATTGTCAAACCCATCCGAATTCACAGCGGCACCCCAGGCCGAGCCGATACAGCGTATCGTCAAGATTCGTCGCGACTATAATAATTGGGTCGCCAACGAGACGATTGAAGATTACGCCTTGCGCTACACCCCGCGGGCTTTCCGCAAGTGGTCTATTTTACGTGTCTCGAATACGGCGCTAGGCGCGATTTCGTTTTTGGTGCTGGAGGCGATTGGCGGCACCATTACCATTAATTATGGCTTTCCGAATGCCTTATGGGCAATTCTCGCGGTGGGTCTGATTATTTTTCTGACCGGCTTGCCTATCAGCTACTACGCTGCCAAGTATGGCCTCGACATGGATTTGCTGACACGTGGCGCCGGGTTTGGTTATATCGGCTCGACGATTTCTTCGTTTATTTACGCGTCGTTTACGTTTATTTTGTTTTCGCTCGAAGCCGCGATCATGGGCTATGCGCTAGAACTGTATTTTCATCTCCCTTTGTACATAGGCTATTTGGTCAGTGCCTTGATTGTGATCCCGCTGGTCACCCACGGCGTGACTCTAATCAGCCGCATCCAGATGATTACGCAACCGATCTGGATCGCATTGATGTTTCTACCTTTCTTTGCCATTCTTCAAATGGACCCCGGGGTGTTGCATCGCTTGAGCACTTTTGCCGGCATCTCGGCTGAAGGCGCGCATTTCAATTGGGTGATGTTTGGCACAGCCACCGCTGTCGGCGTGGCGTTGATTCCACAGATTGGCGAGCAGGTCGACTTTTTACGGTTTATGCCGGAGCGTAACCAAGAAAACTATTGGCGCTGGAATCTCGGTGTATTGATGGCAGGCCCGGGCTGGGTGATTTTGGGTATGCTTAAAATGCTGGCGGGCGCCTTACTGGCCTATCTGGTATTCAATCGCGACATGCCGCTCAGCTCCGCCGTGAATCCTACGCACATGTATTGGATTGGCTTTGAGTACGTATTCAGTAATCATCAGGTCGCACTGGCGGTGACCGCGTTGTTTGTCTGCGTCTCGCAAATCAAGGTCAACATGACCAATGCCTATGCCGGCTCATTGGCCTGGTCCAATTTTTTTGCTCGGCTGACACACAGCCATCCCGGGCGGATTGTCTGGGTGGCGTTTAATGTCATGATCGCCATCGTGCTGATGGAGCTCAATGTATTTCAGGCGCTGGAGGAGATCTTGGGCCTATATGCCAACATCGCGATTGCTTGGGTTGCGGCGGTGGTGGCAGATTTGGTGATCAATAAACCCTTGGGCTTAAGTCCGAAGGGCATTGAGTTTAGGCGCGCTTACTTATATGACATTAACCCGGTTGGGGTTGGTGCCATGTTTATCGCTTCAGCCATCTCAATCGCGGCCTATACCGGCATTATGGGCGTGTTGGCACAGTCGTTTTCTACCTTTATTTCACTCTTCACGGCGCTGTTAATGTCGCCGCTGATCGCTTGGTATACCAAAGGCAAATATTATCTGGCCAGACCAAGGCCGACCTATTCGCAACCGTCGACCACAAAACAATGCGTGATCTGCGAGCGCGAATATGAGGTGAACGACATGGCGCATTGCCCGGCCTACGGCGGCGCCATCTGCTCGTTGTGCTGCTGTTTAGATGCGCGTTGTCATGATGCCTGTAAACCGCAAGCGCGGTTAAGCGCACAGTGGGAGGCGCTGAACAAAAAGTTTTTACCACAGCGTCTGTGGCCGCATTTAAATGGCGGGGTGGCTCACTTTTTACTGTTGATGGTGATCGCCATGATTTTGTTTGGCGCGACCATCGGTTTAATTTACTTGCATGATGCGCTCACCGTGGGCCGTGATTATCCCGGATTGATGCAGCATTTCCGCTCGGGTTATTTAAAAGTATTTGTGGCGCTATTATTTTTAGGCGGCATTGTGGCTTGGTGGCTGGTGCTCACTTCTGCCAGCCGCCGGGTGGCGCAGGAAGAGTCAAACCGGCAAACCGGCTTGTTGCTTGAAGAAATTGAGTCCCATAAAAAGACCGATGCGCAGTTGCAAAAGGCCAGACGATTGGCAGAAGAGGCTAACCAAGCCAAGAGTCGTTATATCACTGGCATCAGCCATGAGCTGCGCACACCGCTCAACAGTATTCTGGGCTATGCACAACTGCTGACCAATGATGACAGTATTCCTGAGCACCGCAAACAGGCCATTAAAACCATCAGTCGCGGTGGGGAGCATTTATTATCGCTGATCGAGAGTACGCTGGATATTGCCCGAATTGAGAGCGGCAAAATGGCGTTTGATGTCAAGCCGCTGCATTTTCCTGACTTTGTCGGTCAGATGGTGAGCATGTTTGAAATTCAGGCACAAAATAAAGGCCTAGCGTTTTATTTTGAACAAGTTGGCAACTTGCCCGAGTATGTGCGCGCGGACCACAAGCGACTGATGCAGATTTTGGTCAATATTTTGGGCAACGCTGTCAAATTCACCACCAAAGGCAGGGTGACTTTTCGTGTCAGTTATGCCAGAGAAATTGCACACATTGATATTGAAGATACCGGCCCCGGCATCGCACCCAATGAGGTAGAAAAGATTTTTGAACCGTTTGAGCGGGGCAGTGCGGCGGATGTGGTTGGCATTGGCGGCACCGGCCTGGGCCTGACGATCAGTAAGCTGTTGACACAGCTCATGGGCGGCGAGATGCATTTTGACAGCCTAGTCGGGCGTGGCACCCGGTTTGAGATTCGTTTGTTTTTACCGCAGATTCGCGAAACAGCCCATTTATCGAAAAAAGCCGTACGCCAACGCATCGGCTACGAAGGTCCGCCACGCACTATTTTGGTGGTGGATAACGAGGAGGCTGACCGGGCATTATTACGCGATGCTTTGCAACCGCTGGGCTTTGTAGTGCATGAGGCTAGTAACGGGCAGGCCTGCGTCAATCAATATCAGATGTTACAGGCGGATTTAATCCTGATGGATCTGGCGATGCCGATGATGGATGGCTGGGAGGCGGCCTACATCATCCGTCAGGTGCATCACGCAACATTGCCGATTGCGATTATCTCCGCCAATGCGTATGACCGTAACCTCGATAACCAGGCCAAAATCCCGGCGCATGACTTTTTTGTCAAACCGGTCAATCTCGATGAGGTGTTAGACTGGATTGGCCATCAGCTTTTGTTGCAATGGCGCTATGCGGATAGCCCGGCAGCACGCGCAGTGATGCCAGTGGTGCCGCCCGTGTCAGGACAAGACGGCGTAATGGTGCAGGCGATTCCTGCCTTGCTGCTTGAGAATCTGGCACAGTTTGCCCGCATGGGCTATGTTAAAGGGGTGCGCGAGATCATCGCCACCCTCAATAAAGAACATGCGCCACACCAAGATTTAATTTTTGCATTGCAAGAAGCCATGGAACGCTTTGATTTTGCTAAACTGCAACGCTTGATTGAGGAGTACACCCAAAATGACCAGCCATAGCCATACCGTGTTAATTGTGGATGATGTGCCAGAAAATCTGGCCTATCTGCATGACGCACTGGATGAATTCGGCTATCAGGTCTATGTGGCCAACTCCGGCGAGATGGCATTGCAGGTCGCCCATTTAATGCAGCCACATGTGATTTTGATGGATGCCATGATGCCCGGTTTGGATGGCTTTGCGACTTGCCGCCGGATTAAAGCGGCAGCAGAAACGCAACATATCCCGGTGATTTTTATGACTGGCCTGACCGAGATTGAACACGTCACCATGGCGTTTGATGCCGGTGGGGTAGATTACGTCACCAAACCCGTCCGCCCGGCAGAAGTGTTGGCCCGCCTGAAGGTGCATGTGCAAAATGCCACTAAAATGCATCAAGCCACTTCTGCGCTGGATGCGTTTGGTCAGGCGACGATTGCTATTTTGCCCACCGACAAACGGCTGGTGTGGCAAACACCATTAGCCAAGCAGTATCTAGAACAATATTTTGCCGAGTGGGCAGCTAAAGAAGCCTATAACGCGGTGCAAACGTTGCCGCCGATGATTTATCAGTGGCTAGAAAGTTGCATGCAACAATTCTCTGCCGCGCAGTCTATGCAAACGCTGAGTGTGAATCAGGGCAA
This Methylophilus medardicus DNA region includes the following protein-coding sequences:
- the ureE gene encoding urease accessory protein UreE, whose amino-acid sequence is MIHLTERLTVSGHIDDTLQLPFDQRQKSRLRVTLASGQEAALFLSRGIILRGGDLIRSEDGKVVVQIVAAQEPVYNVIAPTMRDLMCAAYHLGNRHVPLQIGDGWLRLEQDYVLRDMLLGLGMQVSEVHAPFEPEAGAYGGGHRHGHEDDGLQTLRPRTKGQGNLHG
- a CDS encoding urease accessory protein UreF yields the protein MADALALSRLLQLASPLLPVGAYCYSQGLEWAIESGTVTDVASAQAWIGDSLQVYHARFELPVLYRLYQAWQQDDLYQVQAWDEFYQAGRDTAEGWAETRQMGYSLRRLLNDLKPMSAQLIAQVNTLDAPAFPTLYAAIAQHWQIAPQDMLHGYAWGWLENQASAAMKAVPLGQVAGQTILLALGEQLPQVIAAAMQLPDEDLSNFNPLLSIAGCQHETQYSRLFRS
- the ureG gene encoding urease accessory protein UreG — encoded protein: MKIHTQFATPTPAITDYKEPLRVGIGGPVGSGKTALTLSLCQRLREVYNIAVVTNDIYTKEDAEFLTRNEALVPERIIGVETGGCPHTAIREDASMNLEAVDQLSKRFQTLDIVFVESGGDNLAATFSPELSDLTIYVIDVAAGEKIPRKGGPGITKSDLLVINKIDLAPMVGASLAVMAQDAKRMRGEKPFIFSNLKSGQGLEEIVTFIEKHGLML
- a CDS encoding HupE/UreJ family protein; the encoded protein is MKKSILWGILASVASGVAEAHPGHGLTAGFAAGFMHPLTGWDHLLVMLSLGIWAARRPQGQGWPLPLLFVLVMALSALTAMAWLSASFAEVMVAASVLMMGALLLSEVSVSRTLQWAGVTVIAAAHGYLHGLELGSHWTALVGMVTATAMLHVAGWLIGHLRQSWATHASRLLGALMLLLGIGLIWA
- a CDS encoding hybrid sensor histidine kinase/response regulator: MSNPSEFTAAPQAEPIQRIVKIRRDYNNWVANETIEDYALRYTPRAFRKWSILRVSNTALGAISFLVLEAIGGTITINYGFPNALWAILAVGLIIFLTGLPISYYAAKYGLDMDLLTRGAGFGYIGSTISSFIYASFTFILFSLEAAIMGYALELYFHLPLYIGYLVSALIVIPLVTHGVTLISRIQMITQPIWIALMFLPFFAILQMDPGVLHRLSTFAGISAEGAHFNWVMFGTATAVGVALIPQIGEQVDFLRFMPERNQENYWRWNLGVLMAGPGWVILGMLKMLAGALLAYLVFNRDMPLSSAVNPTHMYWIGFEYVFSNHQVALAVTALFVCVSQIKVNMTNAYAGSLAWSNFFARLTHSHPGRIVWVAFNVMIAIVLMELNVFQALEEILGLYANIAIAWVAAVVADLVINKPLGLSPKGIEFRRAYLYDINPVGVGAMFIASAISIAAYTGIMGVLAQSFSTFISLFTALLMSPLIAWYTKGKYYLARPRPTYSQPSTTKQCVICEREYEVNDMAHCPAYGGAICSLCCCLDARCHDACKPQARLSAQWEALNKKFLPQRLWPHLNGGVAHFLLLMVIAMILFGATIGLIYLHDALTVGRDYPGLMQHFRSGYLKVFVALLFLGGIVAWWLVLTSASRRVAQEESNRQTGLLLEEIESHKKTDAQLQKARRLAEEANQAKSRYITGISHELRTPLNSILGYAQLLTNDDSIPEHRKQAIKTISRGGEHLLSLIESTLDIARIESGKMAFDVKPLHFPDFVGQMVSMFEIQAQNKGLAFYFEQVGNLPEYVRADHKRLMQILVNILGNAVKFTTKGRVTFRVSYAREIAHIDIEDTGPGIAPNEVEKIFEPFERGSAADVVGIGGTGLGLTISKLLTQLMGGEMHFDSLVGRGTRFEIRLFLPQIRETAHLSKKAVRQRIGYEGPPRTILVVDNEEADRALLRDALQPLGFVVHEASNGQACVNQYQMLQADLILMDLAMPMMDGWEAAYIIRQVHHATLPIAIISANAYDRNLDNQAKIPAHDFFVKPVNLDEVLDWIGHQLLLQWRYADSPAARAVMPVVPPVSGQDGVMVQAIPALLLENLAQFARMGYVKGVREIIATLNKEHAPHQDLIFALQEAMERFDFAKLQRLIEEYTQNDQP
- a CDS encoding response regulator transcription factor, with protein sequence MTSHSHTVLIVDDVPENLAYLHDALDEFGYQVYVANSGEMALQVAHLMQPHVILMDAMMPGLDGFATCRRIKAAAETQHIPVIFMTGLTEIEHVTMAFDAGGVDYVTKPVRPAEVLARLKVHVQNATKMHQATSALDAFGQATIAILPTDKRLVWQTPLAKQYLEQYFAEWAAKEAYNAVQTLPPMIYQWLESCMQQFSAAQSMQTLSVNQGNARLSLTVANTSEEQWVVVLREYSDEAQIESLGKVFQLTKRESEVLYWTVKGKTNKDVGEILGTSPRTINKHLEHVFQKLGVETRTAAASLVASKVKF